One stretch of Chryseobacterium fluminis DNA includes these proteins:
- a CDS encoding exodeoxyribonuclease VII large subunit: MLRSKITNNEVYTLRGFIEKNIKNSSIELRFVVDEIVQQEEKAISEEELERYGLIQKKLETGSKDLENLIRDKMLKEEKVRVANIYGNNAIVQKDFFEGLDVSRKYFDISDHSCNITSSTAIIYKLKEISALDYDIVALVRGGGDRQSMETFNDLSLSELFITMKPVTVTAIGHTVDETLLDKLADKRFHLPHDYGAGLHAIAEKLSHERSNSRALLIDEVKKDITKQFSEQVETLEKQRRRKMKNSLKPRKLIKSR; the protein is encoded by the coding sequence TTGCTCAGGAGCAAGATCACCAATAATGAGGTCTACACACTCAGAGGCTTTATTGAGAAAAATATTAAAAATTCTTCGATTGAACTGCGCTTTGTTGTGGACGAGATCGTTCAGCAGGAAGAAAAAGCCATCTCCGAAGAAGAACTGGAAAGGTATGGACTGATCCAGAAAAAACTGGAGACAGGATCAAAAGACCTTGAGAACCTTATTAGGGATAAGATGCTCAAAGAGGAAAAGGTCAGGGTCGCTAACATTTATGGAAATAATGCGATTGTCCAGAAGGATTTTTTCGAAGGATTGGATGTTTCCCGAAAATATTTTGATATTTCAGATCACAGCTGCAATATCACTTCTTCCACAGCGATCATATACAAACTGAAGGAAATCTCAGCTTTGGATTATGATATTGTTGCCTTGGTCAGGGGAGGAGGTGACCGGCAGAGTATGGAAACATTTAATGACCTGAGCTTATCCGAATTATTCATAACAATGAAACCGGTAACTGTAACGGCTATCGGACATACGGTTGATGAAACATTATTGGATAAGCTGGCCGACAAGCGTTTTCATTTACCCCACGATTATGGTGCAGGATTGCACGCCATTGCTGAAAAGCTTTCTCACGAAAGATCGAACTCAAGGGCTTTGCTCATCGATGAAGTGAAAAAAGATATAACGAAACAGTTTTCAGAACAGGTCGAAACTTTGGAAAAACAGCGAAGAAGAAAAATGAAGAATTCACTGAAGCCCAGAAAACTTATAAAGAGCAGGTAG
- a CDS encoding DUF6265 family protein: protein MTKTNFALVAALLMICSCTVKNAAHIRKMEWLVGTWEHKTSKGSVYETWQKAERNELRGRSYMIKNEDTIVFETIRLAQNKGNLFYVPVVKNQNGGAPICFEGKIISETQLVFENKMHDFPQVISYTKIGVDSLKAEISGLRNGKDERRYFPMKRLKKRFIY from the coding sequence ATGACAAAAACAAATTTCGCTCTGGTTGCTGCCTTGTTAATGATTTGCAGCTGTACCGTAAAAAATGCCGCTCATATCAGAAAAATGGAGTGGCTGGTCGGAACCTGGGAGCATAAAACTTCGAAAGGCAGTGTCTATGAGACCTGGCAAAAAGCTGAGAGGAATGAGTTGAGAGGTAGAAGTTATATGATCAAGAATGAGGATACTATAGTATTTGAGACCATACGATTGGCTCAGAATAAAGGAAACTTGTTCTATGTTCCTGTCGTTAAAAATCAAAATGGAGGCGCTCCGATCTGTTTTGAGGGAAAGATAATTTCTGAAACTCAATTGGTCTTTGAAAATAAAATGCACGATTTTCCACAGGTTATTTCTTATACCAAGATTGGTGTAGACTCTCTGAAGGCTGAGATCTCAGGGTTAAGAAATGGAAAAGATGAACGTCGGTACTTTCCGATGAAACGTCTTAAAAAGAGGTTTATATACTAA
- a CDS encoding SDR family oxidoreductase, which produces MYDSLKGKVALLTGGTKGIGKSIADKLSAWGALVVTTARTEAKNQSDNHHFIAADLTKADSAANIAKQILEKYGRIDIIVNNAGANLGPGGGFSTLEDEDWFKDWELNFMSVVRINKALLPTMLHQKEGTIINISTGAAKQPIWDMTMSYSSAKAALNAYSKALANELGPQGIRVNIVSPGVVRTPLMNEFIENIAQKSGSSFEETFQSIIDTVGVPLGRMSEPEEVANAVAFLASSEAQYITGANISVDGGSSPTV; this is translated from the coding sequence ATGTATGATTCTTTAAAAGGAAAAGTAGCCCTGCTCACAGGCGGTACAAAAGGAATAGGAAAATCTATTGCTGACAAATTGAGTGCATGGGGAGCATTAGTTGTAACAACTGCTCGTACAGAAGCAAAAAACCAATCTGATAACCATCACTTTATTGCCGCTGACCTTACTAAGGCAGACAGTGCAGCAAATATTGCAAAACAGATATTGGAAAAGTATGGAAGAATAGACATTATTGTTAATAATGCAGGAGCCAATTTAGGTCCGGGAGGTGGTTTCAGCACATTGGAAGATGAGGATTGGTTCAAAGACTGGGAACTCAATTTTATGTCAGTGGTAAGAATCAATAAAGCGCTATTACCCACTATGCTTCATCAAAAAGAAGGCACAATAATCAATATATCTACTGGCGCAGCAAAACAACCGATTTGGGACATGACCATGTCCTATTCATCTGCCAAGGCTGCCTTGAATGCATATAGCAAAGCATTGGCTAATGAGTTAGGACCCCAAGGAATCAGAGTGAACATTGTTTCTCCAGGTGTTGTCAGAACACCACTGATGAATGAGTTTATAGAAAATATTGCTCAGAAATCAGGGTCGAGTTTTGAGGAAACTTTTCAAAGTATTATTGATACCGTTGGAGTACCGCTAGGAAGAATGTCAGAACCTGAGGAGGTAGCCAACGCAGTTGCATTTCTTGCCTCTTCGGAAGCGCAATATATTACTGGAGCCAATATTTCTGTAGATGGTGGCTCATCACCAACCGTTTAA
- the dinB gene encoding DNA polymerase IV, which translates to MERAIAHMDLDTFFVSCERLKNSVLEKQPVIIGDGDRGVVASCSYEVRKFGVRSAMPIKMALRLCPEAKVIKGDMEYYSNMSHLVTEVIQEKVPVLEKASIDEFYLDLSGMDQFFGCFQWTNEIADAVQKNTGLPISFAVSTNKTVSKIGTGESKPTGRLEVRAPHIQNFLNPLSIKKIPMVGTETFNLFSRLGVKTIQTLSEMPVEVLHQLIGKNGTVLWKKAHGIDDTPVVPYSERKSISTEDTFSEDTIDVQQIKSILSGMVEKLTFQLRQEKWLTSTVTVKIRYSNFDTETKQCKIPYTSADHTLLRAVLELFHKVYTRRMRIRLIGIRFNGLVHGSHQMDLFEDTEELISLYQTMDRIKNRFGTSSVGRASGFLK; encoded by the coding sequence ATGGAAAGAGCAATTGCACATATGGACCTGGATACCTTCTTTGTCTCCTGTGAGCGGCTGAAAAACTCCGTCTTGGAGAAACAGCCTGTGATAATAGGCGATGGAGACCGTGGTGTGGTGGCATCCTGCTCCTATGAGGTTCGGAAGTTTGGGGTGCGCTCGGCGATGCCGATAAAAATGGCATTGAGGCTATGCCCTGAGGCAAAGGTCATCAAAGGAGATATGGAATATTATTCCAATATGTCGCATCTGGTGACCGAGGTCATTCAGGAAAAAGTACCGGTGCTGGAGAAAGCCAGCATCGATGAATTTTATCTTGATCTCTCAGGAATGGACCAGTTCTTCGGATGCTTTCAATGGACCAATGAGATAGCGGATGCTGTTCAAAAAAATACAGGTCTGCCGATCAGCTTTGCCGTTTCCACCAATAAGACGGTATCAAAGATCGGGACCGGTGAATCAAAACCGACAGGCAGACTTGAGGTCAGGGCTCCCCATATCCAGAATTTTTTAAATCCCCTATCCATCAAAAAGATCCCGATGGTCGGCACTGAGACCTTCAATCTGTTCTCCAGGCTAGGCGTGAAAACAATACAGACCCTTAGTGAGATGCCTGTAGAGGTCCTTCATCAACTGATCGGAAAAAATGGAACGGTACTTTGGAAAAAAGCCCATGGCATCGATGATACGCCCGTAGTTCCCTATTCGGAACGAAAATCAATATCCACCGAAGATACATTTTCTGAGGATACGATCGATGTTCAACAGATCAAAAGTATACTGTCGGGAATGGTCGAAAAGTTGACTTTTCAGCTCAGACAGGAAAAATGGCTAACCTCTACCGTTACCGTTAAGATCAGGTATTCCAACTTTGACACAGAAACCAAACAGTGCAAAATCCCCTATACTTCTGCTGATCATACATTACTCAGGGCAGTGCTTGAATTGTTTCATAAAGTGTATACCCGAAGAATGCGGATCCGTCTGATAGGCATCCGCTTCAACGGTCTTGTGCACGGGAGTCATCAGATGGATCTTTTCGAAGATACCGAAGAATTGATCTCCCTTTATCAGACCATGGACAGGATCAAGAACAGATTCGGGACTTCCAGCGTCGGAAGGGCATCAGGTTTTTTAAAATAA
- a CDS encoding winged helix-turn-helix transcriptional regulator, translated as MGKKIKESSTNQANRRILSERCRVNDTLSLVGTRWLMTILYEISLGNNQFSTLTKSIPEISEHVLATRVNNLVENNLIEKNERMNTAPLQIIYSTTDKGKQLLLLVDSLCKWDGYWNS; from the coding sequence ATGGGAAAGAAAATTAAAGAAAGCTCCACCAACCAGGCCAATAGAAGAATATTATCAGAAAGGTGTAGAGTAAATGATACACTTAGTTTGGTAGGTACACGATGGCTGATGACAATATTATATGAAATTTCATTAGGGAATAATCAATTTTCTACACTAACTAAAAGCATTCCTGAAATTTCGGAACATGTTCTTGCAACTCGTGTAAATAATTTGGTCGAAAACAACTTAATCGAGAAGAATGAAAGAATGAATACGGCTCCTTTACAAATAATTTACTCTACTACTGATAAAGGGAAGCAACTCTTATTACTAGTCGATAGCTTATGCAAATGGGATGGATATTGGAATAGCTAA
- a CDS encoding type 1 glutamine amidotransferase domain-containing protein: MSKKVLFVLTSHDELGNTGQKTGFWTEELAAPYYALSDKGVEVTLASPNGGQPPIDPKSEDPSSQTDATRRMDKDDVLKEKLKNTHQLSEIKSGDFDAVFYPGGHGPLWDLAEDKVSQNLIVDFYSNDKPVAFVCHAPGVLKDVKIDGEYLVKGKNVTGFTNTEEEAVQLTDVVPFLVEDMLKKNGGSYSKVEDWAPYAVVDGRLITGQNPASSEKVAEELLKLI; encoded by the coding sequence ATGAGCAAAAAAGTTTTATTCGTGCTTACGAGTCACGATGAATTAGGAAATACAGGACAGAAGACCGGATTCTGGACAGAAGAATTAGCGGCTCCTTATTATGCATTGTCTGACAAAGGTGTTGAAGTTACATTGGCATCTCCTAACGGAGGTCAACCGCCAATTGATCCTAAAAGTGAAGATCCCTCATCTCAAACGGATGCTACTCGCAGAATGGACAAGGATGATGTTCTAAAGGAAAAATTAAAGAACACACATCAATTATCGGAAATCAAAAGTGGAGATTTTGATGCAGTATTTTATCCTGGTGGACACGGTCCTTTGTGGGATCTGGCTGAAGATAAGGTTTCTCAGAACTTAATTGTTGATTTTTACAGCAATGATAAGCCTGTAGCATTCGTTTGCCATGCACCCGGAGTTTTGAAGGATGTAAAAATAGACGGTGAATATTTGGTAAAAGGTAAAAACGTCACTGGATTTACCAACACTGAAGAAGAGGCTGTACAGTTAACTGATGTAGTTCCGTTTCTGGTTGAAGATATGTTGAAAAAGAATGGCGGATCATATAGTAAAGTTGAAGATTGGGCTCCTTACGCAGTGGTTGACGGAAGATTGATTACAGGCCAAAATCCTGCTTCTTCTGAGAAGGTGGCTGAAGAGTTATTGAAACTTATTTAG
- a CDS encoding Crp/Fnr family transcriptional regulator translates to MSEFINFLLQFGNIEQHHIELIASKSIELELKKGGYFWEAKKASKHVGFLKYGILRVYYDNDKGDEVTHYFVEENHWLSDWDNAGQSVTHTANLQAITPCSFVAFLKKDWSELLQSVDGLNEIIQKIIISHKSKKLERRSPLISEDTTERYLSFLETYPNMVNRIPLSYIASYLGMKQQSLSRVRKGIR, encoded by the coding sequence ATGAGCGAATTTATAAATTTTCTGCTGCAGTTTGGAAATATTGAACAGCACCACATTGAATTAATAGCAAGCAAGTCGATAGAATTGGAGCTGAAAAAAGGCGGGTATTTTTGGGAGGCGAAAAAAGCTTCGAAGCATGTCGGTTTTTTGAAGTACGGTATTCTTCGTGTTTACTATGACAACGATAAAGGAGATGAAGTTACCCATTACTTTGTGGAAGAAAACCATTGGCTTTCAGATTGGGATAATGCTGGTCAAAGTGTTACACATACTGCAAATTTACAGGCAATAACTCCATGCTCTTTTGTTGCTTTCTTAAAAAAAGACTGGAGCGAGCTTCTACAGTCGGTCGATGGATTAAATGAAATCATTCAAAAGATCATCATCAGTCATAAATCAAAAAAACTGGAAAGAAGAAGTCCATTGATTTCAGAAGATACTACCGAACGCTATTTGTCTTTTTTAGAAACATATCCAAATATGGTCAACCGAATACCGCTGTCCTATATTGCCTCATACCTGGGAATGAAACAGCAATCCCTAAGCAGGGTACGAAAAGGGATACGCTAA
- a CDS encoding Crp/Fnr family transcriptional regulator codes for MYKQLEKYFKTRTEIDDKTLSYISSYFKLKKTKRNEFLLKEGEICKHYYFVNSGCIRLFSVNEQGEEGTRYFHFEDAFSTALPSLIKQKPSFEFMQTIEASELLVINRDDYFHLVEKVPQFAFVYRQILESAYIKSQERIYCFQKLDAIEKVRWVLTNQAKWLTRLSNKMVASYLGLTPQTLSRLKSKV; via the coding sequence GTGTATAAACAATTAGAAAAATATTTTAAAACAAGAACTGAAATTGACGATAAGACACTTTCTTATATTTCCTCATATTTCAAACTTAAAAAGACCAAACGAAACGAATTTCTATTGAAAGAAGGCGAAATTTGCAAACATTACTATTTTGTAAACAGCGGCTGTATAAGACTTTTTAGCGTTAATGAACAAGGAGAAGAGGGAACAAGATATTTTCATTTTGAAGATGCTTTCAGCACTGCTTTACCAAGTCTCATCAAGCAAAAACCTTCATTTGAATTTATGCAGACTATTGAAGCTTCGGAACTTTTAGTCATAAACCGTGACGATTATTTTCATTTAGTTGAAAAAGTTCCACAGTTTGCTTTCGTTTACCGACAAATTTTAGAGTCAGCTTATATCAAATCACAGGAACGTATTTATTGTTTTCAAAAGTTAGACGCCATAGAAAAAGTCCGTTGGGTTTTGACAAATCAAGCGAAATGGCTGACAAGACTATCAAACAAAATGGTTGCCTCGTATTTAGGGCTCACCCCTCAAACATTGAGCAGATTAAAATCGAAGGTCTGA
- a CDS encoding helix-turn-helix domain-containing protein, which produces MNYQTFDPHQELKMVIKCYWTMEDSAGDRLEKQSIIPDGCMEMIFHHGDLYKQYTGDGNSMIQPRCFVIGQLTRPLEIEPTGKTSIFSVRFHPHGFLPFASIPIKEMENTAIPLEKLFGRDGKDIEEKIFNAHSVQERINLVEIFLLDRLASLETIDHIVRSTVETILTGNGQLSIDELSSKIDINRRQMERKFYLAIGLRPKQLSKIIRLQAALKMLLTKESANLTSLAHANDYYDQSHFIKDFRELVGITPKEFYRKNLKMSSFFIGD; this is translated from the coding sequence ATGAATTACCAGACATTTGACCCGCACCAAGAATTGAAGATGGTTATCAAATGCTATTGGACAATGGAAGATTCGGCAGGTGACCGACTTGAAAAGCAATCGATCATTCCAGATGGATGTATGGAAATGATCTTCCATCATGGAGATCTTTATAAGCAATACACTGGTGATGGAAACAGTATGATCCAACCAAGATGTTTTGTCATTGGGCAGCTGACACGGCCGCTTGAAATAGAGCCCACAGGAAAGACAAGTATCTTCTCCGTCCGTTTCCATCCCCATGGCTTTTTGCCTTTCGCTTCCATTCCGATAAAGGAAATGGAAAATACGGCCATTCCATTGGAAAAACTGTTCGGACGGGATGGGAAAGATATTGAAGAGAAAATATTCAATGCGCATTCGGTGCAGGAGAGGATCAATTTGGTCGAAATATTCTTACTGGACAGGCTAGCAAGTTTAGAAACGATCGATCATATTGTGAGATCGACCGTAGAGACCATCTTAACAGGTAACGGTCAGCTTTCCATTGATGAACTTTCCAGTAAGATCGATATCAACCGCAGGCAAATGGAACGTAAGTTTTATCTTGCGATTGGCTTACGTCCCAAACAATTATCAAAGATCATCCGCCTTCAGGCTGCGCTCAAGATGCTGTTGACTAAGGAATCCGCTAACCTTACTTCTTTAGCGCATGCGAACGATTATTATGATCAGTCTCACTTCATAAAAGATTTCAGAGAACTCGTTGGCATCACTCCAAAAGAATTCTACAGAAAGAATTTGAAAATGAGTTCTTTTTTTATCGGAGATTGA
- a CDS encoding DUF2511 domain-containing protein has translation MLLILSCSAPSQKNTLTFTKQEYIGEWPFSVNEIEVYCSGYKEIYGRTNDGKIYALNGSAKGASHNDPSISKVEEIWLDDPKWAGLKISYGDFITQGLTICENK, from the coding sequence TTGCTATTGATTTTATCATGCAGTGCTCCTTCCCAAAAGAATACACTTACATTCACCAAACAGGAATATATCGGTGAATGGCCGTTCTCTGTCAATGAAATCGAGGTTTATTGTTCCGGATACAAAGAAATTTACGGAAGAACAAACGATGGTAAAATCTATGCTCTTAACGGATCAGCGAAAGGAGCTTCACATAACGATCCATCCATCAGCAAGGTTGAGGAGATCTGGCTAGATGACCCGAAATGGGCAGGTCTGAAGATATCCTATGGAGATTTTATCACGCAGGGGCTGACTATCTGTGAGAATAAATAA
- a CDS encoding XRE family transcriptional regulator, protein MSIFADNIVFLRGQKNLTQHKLADELILTRSRYVSYEYGNAEPPIEVLVRISKYYNISIDLLVTVDIRKYPLDRMVNLPGNKILLPIAVDSEGNNFIEIVPQKASMGYLKGFSDPEFIEGLQKMQLPFLKNGKYRAFLADGDSMPPFADQSIIIGEYVEKLEDLKSNKEYIFVTTEGITYKTFLKRNKKFITVSADNSFYEPYDIPLEDIAEVWRYVRGILPQDYKPHSLPDEANLKNLVAEAKRSISNLENGILKLNP, encoded by the coding sequence ATGTCAATTTTTGCAGATAACATCGTGTTTTTGAGGGGTCAAAAAAATCTAACCCAACATAAGCTGGCGGACGAACTCATTCTTACAAGATCAAGATACGTTTCATACGAATATGGAAATGCAGAACCTCCCATTGAGGTATTGGTCCGGATCTCCAAATATTATAATATCAGCATCGACCTTTTGGTCACGGTCGATATCAGAAAGTATCCATTGGACAGGATGGTCAATCTGCCCGGAAATAAGATATTGCTTCCTATAGCAGTAGATTCGGAAGGGAATAATTTCATTGAGATCGTACCTCAAAAAGCTTCTATGGGGTACTTGAAAGGCTTCAGCGACCCTGAATTTATTGAAGGTCTTCAGAAAATGCAGCTGCCTTTCTTAAAAAACGGAAAATACCGTGCATTTTTAGCGGATGGTGATTCTATGCCACCCTTTGCAGACCAATCCATAATCATCGGAGAATACGTAGAAAAACTGGAAGACCTGAAGTCTAACAAAGAATATATTTTTGTTACCACTGAAGGCATTACCTACAAGACATTTTTGAAAAGGAACAAAAAGTTCATTACCGTATCAGCCGATAACTCATTTTACGAACCATACGACATTCCATTGGAGGATATCGCAGAAGTATGGCGTTATGTAAGAGGGATACTTCCCCAGGATTATAAACCGCATTCGCTTCCTGATGAGGCCAATCTCAAAAATCTCGTGGCAGAAGCGAAACGAAGCATCAGCAATCTGGAGAACGGAATTCTTAAACTCAATCCTTAA
- a CDS encoding winged helix-turn-helix transcriptional regulator: protein MNKEKVEKPENKCELQKILDIIGGKWSMSIIYALIPEKRRFKELERMIPGISTRMLVKELKNMEENGIVNRKAFATVPPTVEYTLTSKGKKLETSINELYKWGLEYVND, encoded by the coding sequence ATGAATAAAGAAAAAGTTGAAAAACCGGAAAATAAATGTGAGCTTCAGAAAATTCTGGACATTATCGGAGGAAAATGGTCAATGTCAATTATTTATGCGCTGATCCCTGAGAAGAGACGTTTCAAAGAATTGGAAAGAATGATACCCGGAATTAGTACAAGGATGCTTGTCAAGGAACTGAAGAATATGGAAGAAAACGGCATTGTAAATCGTAAAGCCTTTGCAACAGTTCCGCCCACCGTTGAATACACATTAACAAGCAAAGGCAAAAAACTGGAAACCAGCATTAACGAGCTTTACAAATGGGGGCTGGAATATGTGAATGATTGA
- a CDS encoding VOC family protein, whose protein sequence is MEIKIVLLPIVTDDFEDTVAFYRKITGKNVSLSAAHDGYQLNLVDHFVILGAVDGPEALEIPSLVNAIFVVDDLEAFWKILEKESKRIIIPVNRVSTGVRFIVEQKDGKIIEYLQLNDN, encoded by the coding sequence ATGGAAATTAAAATAGTATTGTTACCAATTGTTACTGATGATTTTGAAGATACAGTAGCTTTTTATAGAAAAATTACTGGTAAAAATGTTTCTCTTTCAGCTGCCCACGACGGGTATCAATTAAATTTAGTGGATCATTTTGTTATTTTGGGTGCTGTGGACGGTCCTGAGGCGCTGGAGATACCTAGCTTGGTTAATGCAATATTTGTAGTTGACGATTTGGAAGCTTTTTGGAAAATACTTGAAAAAGAGTCAAAAAGAATAATTATTCCAGTTAACAGAGTTAGTACAGGTGTTCGATTTATAGTAGAACAAAAAGACGGGAAAATAATTGAATATCTTCAACTTAATGATAATTAA
- a CDS encoding DinB family protein — protein MKALFKTWETSRRIYLSYFENYSLDQLNKIPNGFNNNLIWHIGHIIVTQQKLIYRGSGLQGYISDELFNKYQSGTKPTEPVSEKEAAELKGLLTSFIDLTITDFKKNVFMTYKERTTGIGFHLSSINDAFECNNYHEGMHLGYMLSIRKFV, from the coding sequence ATGAAAGCATTATTTAAAACGTGGGAAACAAGTCGTAGAATCTATTTAAGTTACTTTGAAAATTATTCATTAGATCAGCTTAACAAAATTCCAAATGGTTTCAACAATAATCTTATCTGGCATATTGGGCATATCATTGTAACACAACAAAAATTGATTTATAGAGGCTCTGGCCTACAAGGATATATTTCAGATGAGTTGTTTAATAAATATCAGTCTGGTACCAAACCTACAGAGCCTGTTTCTGAAAAAGAAGCTGCTGAACTTAAAGGGTTATTGACTTCATTCATTGATTTAACAATAACAGATTTTAAAAAGAATGTTTTTATGACTTACAAAGAACGAACTACAGGTATCGGTTTCCATTTGTCTTCCATCAATGATGCATTTGAATGTAATAATTATCACGAAGGAATGCATTTAGGATATATGTTAAGTATTAGAAAGTTTGTGTAA
- a CDS encoding NmrA family NAD(P)-binding protein — protein MILITTPTGNTGSIILQQLVEQSQQVRIFVRDPKKILANILEKVEVATGSLLNESEFTEALQGCDTLYFCVPQSNTQRDVNAYYEEFATVASKAIKNAGTKRVVYLSGGGKESNLQAGLITALHIGEDIISQSGASVRALRCPVFFETLLYQTVSLKKSGTFFLPIDGDYKAPQIAVKDIASKAVELLIDKTWTGIEGLTVQGPADLSYNEIALQMSELTGKSIRFQQVSKGDYIKTLLEDHHTSEAFANSLTDMLKAIGNGLYDTEPRTEASTTPTTIKEWMSDNLVSKIK, from the coding sequence ATGATTTTAATAACAACACCAACAGGAAACACAGGTTCAATAATTCTGCAACAATTGGTAGAGCAAAGCCAACAGGTGAGAATTTTTGTTAGAGATCCTAAAAAAATATTAGCCAACATTTTAGAAAAAGTAGAAGTAGCCACAGGTTCTTTGCTGAATGAATCTGAATTCACAGAAGCATTACAAGGCTGTGATACTCTTTATTTTTGTGTTCCTCAAAGCAATACACAAAGAGATGTAAATGCTTACTACGAAGAATTTGCTACAGTAGCTTCAAAAGCAATCAAAAATGCAGGTACAAAAAGAGTTGTTTATTTATCCGGCGGCGGCAAAGAAAGTAATTTACAGGCTGGTCTTATAACAGCACTGCATATAGGCGAAGACATCATCAGTCAATCCGGAGCATCAGTAAGGGCATTGCGTTGCCCGGTCTTCTTTGAAACCCTTTTGTATCAGACTGTATCCCTAAAAAAATCAGGAACATTTTTTTTGCCCATTGACGGAGATTACAAAGCGCCACAAATCGCAGTAAAAGATATCGCATCAAAAGCAGTAGAATTACTAATTGACAAAACCTGGACAGGTATTGAAGGGTTAACAGTTCAAGGTCCGGCAGATTTAAGCTATAATGAGATTGCTTTACAAATGAGTGAATTAACAGGAAAGTCTATTCGTTTTCAACAAGTTTCAAAAGGAGACTATATAAAAACGCTTTTGGAAGACCATCATACAAGTGAAGCATTTGCAAACTCTCTGACCGATATGCTAAAGGCAATTGGTAACGGCTTGTATGACACAGAACCGAGAACAGAGGCATCTACAACACCGACAACAATTAAAGAATGGATGAGTGATAATTTAGTTTCTAAAATAAAATAA
- a CDS encoding alpha-ketoglutarate-dependent dioxygenase AlkB family protein, producing MGQLSLFDAEEFYEFPKDLLEYRENFLSEEEADRLKDHLLKTAPWEQRTQKMYDKMVITPRLTAWYGDSKYNESADNNASATNPWTPELLSLKERIENEFGYQFNGVLLNLYRDNNDSVAWHRDKESRYGKRPVIASISLGQTRNFDFRKKDHHKSKYSLPLPHGSLLIMKGDLQENWEHRIAKSTIPMKERINLTFRLYNIIKNKIK from the coding sequence ATGGGTCAGCTGAGTTTATTTGATGCCGAAGAATTTTATGAGTTTCCAAAAGACCTTTTGGAATACAGGGAGAATTTCCTAAGTGAGGAAGAGGCAGATCGTTTAAAAGACCATCTGCTTAAAACTGCTCCCTGGGAACAGCGCACTCAGAAAATGTATGATAAGATGGTGATAACGCCACGCTTGACCGCTTGGTATGGCGATTCAAAATACAATGAATCCGCTGATAATAATGCATCAGCTACCAACCCTTGGACTCCGGAGTTATTATCCTTGAAAGAGAGAATAGAAAACGAATTCGGTTATCAGTTCAATGGTGTCCTTTTAAATCTCTATCGTGACAACAATGATTCAGTCGCTTGGCACAGAGATAAGGAAAGCAGGTACGGAAAGAGACCTGTAATTGCATCCATTAGCCTTGGGCAGACCAGGAATTTTGATTTCAGAAAAAAAGACCATCATAAAAGCAAATACAGTCTGCCGCTCCCGCACGGTTCGCTTCTCATTATGAAAGGTGATCTTCAGGAGAATTGGGAACATCGGATCGCCAAATCTACAATACCTATGAAGGAACGTATTAATTTGACCTTCCGACTGTATAATATCATAAAAAATAAAATTAAATAA